The genomic DNA TAGAGGAAATAGGGATCGGCGGCGTCGCGGTGCCCGGTCCGCGAGAACCAGCGCTGGATCAGGGGGCCCGTCGTCGCGACCACGAAGAACGGGAGCCCGCACGTCCACGTCAGCGCGGAGAGGAGCCAGACGACCGGCGAGCCGCTCTCCGGCGGGGCGCTCAGGCCGCGCGCCCCGATCGGCAGGAAGAGGAAGGGGAGCAGCAGGACGGCGCCGTGGACCGCCACCTGCGCGCGGAGCGATCTCCTGGACCCGAGGGCGTGGGCGTAGGCGTAGCCGGCGAGCAGCCCCGCCTGGAAGAAGACCATGCACGTGTTCCATACGGAGGGGCTGCCGCCCAGCAGGGGCAGCAGCATCTTCGCCACCATCGGCTGGACGAGGAAGAGGAGGCCCGCGCCGGTCAGGATGGCCAGAAAGAACGTCGCGAGCATCGCGGGAGTTTATACGGCGTCCATAATGCGCCGTCGATGGCGGAGTCCTGTGCGGTCGCGATCGTCGGGGCGGGGGCCGCGGGGCTCGCGGCGGGCATCTTCGCCGCCGAGACGTCGCCGGGGTCGCGGACCGTCCTCCTCGACGGCGCACCCCGCCTCGGCGCCAAGATCCTCATCGCCGGCGGGGGACGGTGCAACGTCACGCACGAGGCCGTCCGCCCGGAGGACTTCCACGGTTCCCGGACCTTCGTGAAGCACGTGCTCGCCGCGTTCGACGCCGGTGCCGCGGCGAGGTGGTTCGAGTCGCTCGGCGTTCCCCTGAAGCGCGAGGCGACGGGGAAGCTCTTCCCGGCGAGCGATCGCGCGCGCGACGTGCTCGACGCTCTCGTGCGCCGGTGCGGCGAGCTGGGCGTCGAGATCCGGACCTCCTCGAAGGTCGCGTCGGTCGCGGTGGAGGACGACGGGTTCCGGATCGACGGGACCCTCCGGGCGCGGCGCGTGATCCTGGCGGCCGGGGGCCGCTCGGTCCCCGCGACTGGCAGCGACGGCTCCGGATACGCGCTCGCCCGCGCGCTCGGGCATACGGTGACGCCGACCTTTCCGGCGCTGGTCCCGCTCCTGCTCGCCGACGGGTTCTTCCACGCCTCGCTCTCGGGGGTGTCCCACGAGGTCGAGCTCACCGTGCGCGCGGAAGGGCGCG from Candidatus Polarisedimenticolaceae bacterium includes the following:
- a CDS encoding NAD(P)/FAD-dependent oxidoreductase, with the protein product MAESCAVAIVGAGAAGLAAGIFAAETSPGSRTVLLDGAPRLGAKILIAGGGRCNVTHEAVRPEDFHGSRTFVKHVLAAFDAGAAARWFESLGVPLKREATGKLFPASDRARDVLDALVRRCGELGVEIRTSSKVASVAVEDDGFRIDGTLRARRVILAAGGRSVPATGSDGSGYALARALGHTVTPTFPALVPLLLADGFFHASLSGVSHEVELTVRAEGRVAERRVGSLLWTHFGVSGPVVLDASRAWIETPGATLHASMFPGEPFEGVERWLVGERRTLANALADRLPARVAEALARHVRIDPGERAARLAREDRRRLVHALTALELPVVGDRGWNHAEVTAGGVPLAEVDFRTLRSKATPGLHLAGEILDCDGRIGGFNFQWAWATGHLAGRAAARAGEDRR